CTTTCGCCACTGTCCCTCCTCTTAGCAAGCTAATTGGAGTTCTCGTACGACTTGCATGCCTAATCCACGCCGCCAACGTTCATTCTGAGCCAGGATCAAACCCTTCAATTTTGTATTGATTCACCAGCCAGCAAGCTGACCGGGAGAAAGCAAAGTTAAAACCGAAAGTTGATTCTGCTCTGAGGGCCTCGGTAAAGACCCTCAGCGATTCGCCAATTTTTTCGACACCGTCTCGCATCAACAGCAAGCAGTGCCGAGGAATGGCCTCGCATCTGAACTCAACAGAAGTTTCATCACCAAATTGTCAAAGATCTATAGGCCCGGCTTTCCCGGGCTCGTCTCCGGCGAAGCTTAGCGTTTGACCGCGTGGCTCGCAAGAGCGTTTTTTAATTTTGTTTTCACAAAACTTACTGAGTGAAAGTGTCGTTCGCAAGGAGCACTTAAAGTGTTTGCCGTGCGAGGTTTGCTTTCGTTCAAGGCTCGGTATCTTAGAGTCTCGAAGCGGCCAGTCAACCGCTGTTTTCAAAAAAAGTTGTTTAAGACTTCTCTTGATTTTCACTTGAATTTGAGCGGTTCGCCAAGAGGCTATTTTGCCCGTGTGACTCGCGTTGCTGCGTGTCACGTTTCAAGTGAGGCGGGAAGATATAGGGCATCGCTGTTGATGGCAATAGCCTTTTACCGTTTTCCGTAGATTTCTTTTCGTCTTCTTCATGCTGTCATCATCAGACTGTCGTTTTACCGCGGTATTTTCGCTAAAATACGCATCGTTTAGCGTTGCGGATTTTCGCTAGTTGGGGCCCAGCTTTCTCTTTTCGCATCGCAGATTTGAGTTTCCGGAGCTCACTCGGAGCTCACTTTGTCTGCTACGGTCCACAGCAATCCGCAGTCGGTCGGCTAAATCATCGCTTTCCGCTTACCGAGTCGTCGTCGACCGCTGGTCCAAAAGCAGCGTGTTGGAGACGTCGTTGCCAAATTCGTCGAAACGTTCGAAGGTCCAAACCACTTGGTTGGTTGCAGGATCGAGCTCGATGATCTGCGGTTGGTTGGGCCCGGCGTGGCAATTTCCTATGACGATGTTGCCATTGTCTAAGACGTCCAACGTGGTGACCCACGCCAATCGAATCGAGGGCAAGTCGTTTTGGTGGATCTGCCAAACGATCTTTTTCTGCGGCGTCACCTCGATCACACTGTGTCCATTGCCGGTCGCGATCAAAGTATTCCCATTGGGGCGACGGATCGCTGCAAACAAGCGATTGCCAAACGCTTCGGGACCATGCCCGCGCTTGGCCTGCTTGCCAAACATCGGAACCTTGTATTCCCAAATGACCTTGCCGGATTCTCGATCGTATTCGCGGGCGGTGCCGTCAGCCTCGTGAGCTACCAAGTAGTTTCCGTTTTCGAGACGGCGAACAAGCCGAGTGTCGGTGTGCGGATTGGGATGGTCGACGACCAACGGAATTTCCTTCAACAGGTTTCCCTCCCGATCGATCTCGATGATGCGAGCGGCACCAGACTCGGCCACCATGAATCGATCGTGATCAATCATCGCTGCCGCGTGGATTTCGATGCGTTTGCCCTCGTTGCCATTGCGCACGCCGGCGTCATATTGCCAAACCACTTGCTTGGTTTGGGGATTGATCTCGACCACTTTGTCGCTGCCTTTGAGCGTCAAGTAGTTGCCGTTGGGCAAGACGTGCAAATCGTGAATGCCGCCCCAGGGCATTTCCCAGCTGATTTGGCCATCCGGTTCGACCACGGCGAGTTTGCCGTTGCCTTGAATCAGCACACGATGTTGGATCGAAGTGTCCGCGCCGAACACTGATGGGGTGACGACCGCTAAGGTCGCCGCAAGAAAGACGAGGGTTGCCAAAGAGGCAACGAATCGAAATGGCATCGCGGGAATCCTGGTTTGGTAGGAAACGTTTGGTGGGAAACAACCAAACCAGGATACCCGAACAATGTTCGATGTGCGGGAATCGGCACCCGCACCCGAACTCAAATTTGCGTTTTTGCTACCGCCGCAGACCTAGGTCGTCGCGTTGGAGGTGGGGGCCCCCGAGGTGGATAAACACTTCGCAATCTGGCGGACCGCTTGACGGAGTCGCTGCTCGTTTTCGACCAACGACATTCGCAGGTAGCCTTCGCCGGCGTTACCAAATCCGCTGCCAGGGCTGACTGCGACATTGCCCTCTTCGAGCAATTTCATGGCAAAGTCCATCGTGCTCATCTTGCTTTTCCAAGGTTCGGGGACCTCGGCCCAGACGAACATGCCGGCTTTGGGCGGTGTTAGATTCCATCCCAGACGCCGCAGTCCGCTGACCAACACGTCGCGTCGGCCTTGATAGATCATCGATTGTTTCTCGACGCTCGCCTCGGTTTCTCGCAGCGCGACGATTGCCGCGATTTGAATGGCTTGGAACATTCCGTAGTCGTAGTAGCCCTTGATCGTGCCAAGGCCCCGAATCATCTCGGAATTTCCAGCACAAAAACCGACTCGCCATCCTGCCATGTTGTACCCCTTGCTCATGGTGGTGAACTCAACGCCCACATCCTTGGCTCCCGGAGCACTTAAGAAGCTCGGCGGTTGATAACCGTCAAACGCGACGTCGGCATAGGCAAAGTCATGAATGACCATGAACTTGTATTTCTTGGCCAGCCGCACGACTTCGACAAAGAAGTCCGGTTCGATCACCGCAGAGGAGGGGTTGTGCGGGTAATTGACGATCAAGATTTTGGGCTTGGGAGCCATGTGTTCGCAGGTGTACGCAACGTTGCGTAAAAAACGATCGGGATCAGCCACATCCAGCGCGACCACATTACCGCTGGCCAAAATGACGCCGTACATGTGCACAGGGAAATAGGGCGAAGGGATCATGGCAGTATCGCCAGGCCCCATCAGCGCCAAACACATGTGCGAGAACCCCTCTTTGCTGCCCAGACAGGCGATGATTTCCGAATCGGGGTCAAGCCGTACACCGTATTGACGGTTGTACTTGCTTGCGACTTCTTTGCGTAAATTCGCAATCCCATTGGACTTGCTGTAGCCATGGTTGCCGGGATCCGAGGCGGCGTCGTGCAGTTTTTGGATCACGGTCGGGTCTGGCGGATCGGACGGGTTGCCCATTCCAAGATCGATCACGTCGTCCCCGGCACGTCGTTTTTGGTACAGCGAATTGTTGATTCGCCCGAACATGTAGGGCGGAAGCCGGTCGACGCGCGAGGCAAATTTTACCTCAAACGGCTCGGGAACCGGATCGGTCGTCAACGGTGCGATGGCGGGTGCGTCAATGTTGGGGGTGTCAGCGTCAAAAGGTTGACTCATGTCATTCAAGCCAAAAGGTATGATCGGATCGGAAAAATCAAAACCCAGTGGAAGGCCGCCGAGGGACTTCGCTGCAGGTTTAGAGGTATTGTCGACCAGACACCGACAATCGCCCAGGGGTTATCGGTTCGTGGCAACAAGAAATGAGGCGGGGGACGCGTCAAAACGACGGCATGCGGGCCTTTTCAGCGGGCCCACCGTCTCGCTCAGTCGATAAAAAAAGCCCAGCCATCGCGGCTGGGCTTGAAATGAAACCTTAATTTGCCCGTTCAAAGGCAGGTTGGATTCCGATGTGCACTATTTCTTTTCGGCCTGTGGCGCCTTTGCCATCTTGGGCAATTCTTTGGCCGCGGCAAAGAAATTGTCGATCTCGGCGGCCGATTTCAACTCGTCGAAGCGAACGTTCATCGCCAAGTTCAGTTTTTTCTCGGACAAGTCGCGAACCAATTCCGAGCGAACATCTTCAAGCTGCTTGACGACCGGTTCGGTGTAACCTTGGCATCGCAGGATGATGTATTTGTCGCCGGTGACGACGATCCCGCTTAGATCACCCGGTTTCATCGCGAAGGCTTCGCGTTCGATTGCGGGTTGACCGCCGTGCTTGCGAATCGGAGGCACCTTGCCCATGTTGCTGGCCGAAACCGGTTCAATGCTGTACTGCTCGGCCAATTTTCCAAAGAAGGTGTCGGTGGGGTTATCACGCGCCATCTCCCAAACTTTCTGGGCACTTCGTTGATCGGCTAACACGATCGCCAAGACTTCGACGCGAGGCCCGTAGGCTGATTCGAATCCTTGCTGGATGTCTTGTTCGTTCAGTGAAACGGAGTCTTCGACAAGCTTTTTCAGCGCGACGCTTGGCCAAACCGCATCGCGAATATATAGATCTTGGGTCGTTGTTCCATCCGAGGTCACCGATTGGATCCACGCTTGGACGTCGGGTTGACCGTCGGCAGTGACGAAGCCAAAGCTTGCCGCAGCCCGTTGAATTTCTTGTTGAAGATCGACGTCTTCGACCTTTTTGTTCGCTTGTTTCAACGCTTGCGTGAGCAGTTTGCGATTGATTTCACCTTCAAGCACTTCGCCGCCATGACGTTTTGTGCACTCCGCTGCAACGGCGGCCAAACTGACTTGTTGCCCGTTGATGATTGCCGCCACCCCAGGATAGTGCTTGGATTTTTCAGCGTCACCTAACACGTTGACCACTTGGGATTCGGCTTGAAGCTGAGCAAAGAGTTCCGTCGCGGCCCCTCGCATTTTTTCATCACGAATACGGTCATTGATTTGAGCACGAATGCTTGGCATCGCTTGAGGCGATGGCGTGGTCGCCGGTAAACGACGGACCGCTTGCAGAAAAATCCATTGATCGCCGAGCTGCAGTACGGGCGAAATTTGGTTGTCTTGCAAGGCAAATGCGGCTTCTTCCAAGCGAGTGTCACCGGTATAGCGGCGGATCGGCGGAATCAATCCGCCCACGCTTGCACTCGCTTCGTCTTCGCTGTGCTGTTTGGCCAACGCCGCAAATTGATCGGGATGGGCAACCGCTTGCTGACGCAGCGATTCTGCGTCCGACTTGCTTGCCATCATGATCAAACGACATTTGACCGCTTCGCCAAATTGCGAAATGAATGCCTTGTTG
The window above is part of the Novipirellula caenicola genome. Proteins encoded here:
- a CDS encoding aminotransferase class I/II-fold pyridoxal phosphate-dependent enzyme, yielding MSQPFDADTPNIDAPAIAPLTTDPVPEPFEVKFASRVDRLPPYMFGRINNSLYQKRRAGDDVIDLGMGNPSDPPDPTVIQKLHDAASDPGNHGYSKSNGIANLRKEVASKYNRQYGVRLDPDSEIIACLGSKEGFSHMCLALMGPGDTAMIPSPYFPVHMYGVILASGNVVALDVADPDRFLRNVAYTCEHMAPKPKILIVNYPHNPSSAVIEPDFFVEVVRLAKKYKFMVIHDFAYADVAFDGYQPPSFLSAPGAKDVGVEFTTMSKGYNMAGWRVGFCAGNSEMIRGLGTIKGYYDYGMFQAIQIAAIVALRETEASVEKQSMIYQGRRDVLVSGLRRLGWNLTPPKAGMFVWAEVPEPWKSKMSTMDFAMKLLEEGNVAVSPGSGFGNAGEGYLRMSLVENEQRLRQAVRQIAKCLSTSGAPTSNATT
- a CDS encoding PQQ-binding-like beta-propeller repeat protein, which produces MPFRFVASLATLVFLAATLAVVTPSVFGADTSIQHRVLIQGNGKLAVVEPDGQISWEMPWGGIHDLHVLPNGNYLTLKGSDKVVEINPQTKQVVWQYDAGVRNGNEGKRIEIHAAAMIDHDRFMVAESGAARIIEIDREGNLLKEIPLVVDHPNPHTDTRLVRRLENGNYLVAHEADGTAREYDRESGKVIWEYKVPMFGKQAKRGHGPEAFGNRLFAAIRRPNGNTLIATGNGHSVIEVTPQKKIVWQIHQNDLPSIRLAWVTTLDVLDNGNIVIGNCHAGPNQPQIIELDPATNQVVWTFERFDEFGNDVSNTLLLDQRSTTTR
- a CDS encoding peptidylprolyl isomerase; this translates as MPLTSQQLKQWMSSLLRVGLYLTLLLSISTTFNGQRASAQDTANDVVAVVNADPITRKTLNEESLRRYGKDVLENMINRHLILQACKTHGIEVTSTEVREEINRIASKFGLSMQAYLQLLQEERDIQPDQYSREIVWPMLALRRLVADRVQVTDEEFNKAFISQFGEAVKCRLIMMASKSDAESLRQQAVAHPDQFAALAKQHSEDEASASVGGLIPPIRRYTGDTRLEEAAFALQDNQISPVLQLGDQWIFLQAVRRLPATTPSPQAMPSIRAQINDRIRDEKMRGAATELFAQLQAESQVVNVLGDAEKSKHYPGVAAIINGQQVSLAAVAAECTKRHGGEVLEGEINRKLLTQALKQANKKVEDVDLQQEIQRAAASFGFVTADGQPDVQAWIQSVTSDGTTTQDLYIRDAVWPSVALKKLVEDSVSLNEQDIQQGFESAYGPRVEVLAIVLADQRSAQKVWEMARDNPTDTFFGKLAEQYSIEPVSASNMGKVPPIRKHGGQPAIEREAFAMKPGDLSGIVVTGDKYIILRCQGYTEPVVKQLEDVRSELVRDLSEKKLNLAMNVRFDELKSAAEIDNFFAAAKELPKMAKAPQAEKK